In Candidatus Binatia bacterium, the following are encoded in one genomic region:
- a CDS encoding biotin carboxylase N-terminal domain-containing protein has translation MDKLFNKVLIANRGEIALRVICACKELGIRTVAIYSEADRNSLHVKFADDAICIGPPRPADSYLNIPAVISAAEIANVDAIHPGYGLLSENANFAEVCETCGIKFIGPPPEIMRLMGEK, from the coding sequence ATGGATAAACTCTTCAACAAAGTCCTGATTGCCAACCGTGGCGAGATCGCCCTGCGCGTCATCTGCGCGTGCAAGGAGCTCGGCATCCGCACGGTCGCCATCTACAGCGAGGCCGACCGCAACTCGCTGCACGTCAAGTTTGCCGACGACGCCATCTGCATCGGCCCTCCGCGTCCCGCCGACAGCTACCTGAACATCCCGGCCGTAATCAGCGCGGCCGAAATCGCCAACGTGGACGCCATCCATCCCGGTTACGGACTGCTCAGCGAGAACGCGAATTTCGCGGAAGTCTGCGAGACCTGCGGCATCAAGTTCATCGGCCCGCCGCCGGAAATCATGCGCCTGATGGGCGAGAAG
- the accB gene encoding acetyl-CoA carboxylase biotin carboxyl carrier protein — MRPTGRPVRRDPITPMNQKELKELIEFLIEKDIAEFELERGDVKVRIKRAVPETQMPEARFVAVQPAPAPASGAGAAPPAPAPVATSALPSAPAAPAVEEAGLHIIRSPIVGTFYESPSPGAPAFAKAGDTISVGQVLCIIEAMKLMNEIESDFAGELVKKFVSNGQPVEYGQPLFAVRGA; from the coding sequence GTGAGACCTACGGGCCGGCCGGTTCGCCGCGACCCGATCACGCCGATGAATCAAAAAGAGCTCAAGGAACTGATCGAATTTCTTATCGAGAAGGACATCGCCGAGTTCGAACTCGAGCGTGGCGACGTCAAAGTCCGGATCAAGCGCGCCGTACCCGAAACACAGATGCCGGAGGCACGCTTCGTGGCCGTCCAGCCCGCACCGGCACCCGCGAGCGGGGCGGGCGCGGCGCCCCCGGCTCCCGCTCCCGTGGCCACTTCCGCGCTACCTTCGGCCCCGGCAGCGCCGGCGGTGGAAGAAGCAGGGCTGCATATCATCCGCTCGCCCATCGTGGGCACCTTCTACGAGTCTCCGTCACCGGGAGCGCCGGCTTTCGCCAAGGCGGGCGACACCATCAGCGTCGGCCAGGTCCTGTGCATCATTGAAGCCATGAAGCTGATGAACGAAATCGAGAGCGACTTTGCCGGCGAGCTGGTGAAGAAGTTTGTCAGCAACGGCCAACCGGTCGAATACGGCCAGCCCCTGTTCGCCGTGCGCGGCGCATAG